A window of the Thalassospira sp. TSL5-1 genome harbors these coding sequences:
- a CDS encoding Lon protease family protein encodes MPISRLDADDCCFPHFRIRSPQKDTTPEIFDFTSHFRAAEALKFGLSMSEPGFNVFVLGLDRAGRMTATLDYLKKAMADRPAPSDWVYLNNFSRSNRPRPYSLEPGNGRKLADAMETLISHLREAFASAFNAPAHLTETQAQTEDARHQVRDKFETLRNFARERGLDVQENEKGVMIVAIDDEGEPVAMDKLTKERRDNADAVFEEVAEEARKTLMATRELEDQIGETLDSLRKSAASVVLKPRIEKLREQFTVPGLNAWFDALEADILDNIDAFEEPDDQPAIDPGDGKMPETVEDRYAVNLLIDHSRDEHPDVVLEPSPSYDNLFGQIQYRPMAGGMHPHFSLITPGALHRANGGVLVLRAESLVEHEESWSYLKAALRDGEIRIEERQKAGPPTAGAPEPRAIPLDVKIVIVGAPKYYYTFFSLDVDFRNHFRVKADIDPDMPAVAANIKTYTGLLTQSVQDRAGISIDTGAIRQLLGQASRWAGERDKLSAQIERVEDVAIEAGALAKTADRTTIRAADVKRAIEERRHRNSRLEDRSHERVQRREVLIDSFGSVIGQVNALTVLDYGDHAFGLPARVTARSYVGNLGVLNIERMVDLSGPLQQKSVMTIEGFLKSRFAQEFPLSFACSVTFEQNYGGIEGDSASLAELCAIISAISHVPIKQNIGVTGSMNQFGEAQVVGGISHKIEGFYRICADQGFTGDQGVIVPAANAENIILRDEVVQAIRQGKFNIWTIDSISDAIEILTGKPCGDHADGNYPKDSVFGLALERLRRNDVLLRERHAYPGWSE; translated from the coding sequence ATGCCGATTTCCCGCCTTGATGCTGACGATTGCTGCTTTCCGCATTTCCGTATTCGCAGTCCGCAAAAGGACACCACACCAGAAATATTCGATTTCACATCGCATTTTCGCGCCGCAGAGGCCCTGAAATTTGGCCTGTCCATGTCGGAACCGGGCTTTAACGTCTTTGTGTTGGGCCTGGATCGTGCCGGCCGCATGACTGCAACGCTGGATTATTTGAAAAAGGCCATGGCCGACCGCCCGGCCCCGTCCGACTGGGTTTATCTTAACAATTTTTCCCGCAGCAACCGCCCCCGCCCCTACAGCCTGGAACCGGGCAATGGCCGCAAACTGGCCGATGCGATGGAAACCCTGATTTCGCATCTGCGCGAAGCCTTTGCCTCCGCCTTTAATGCCCCCGCACATCTGACGGAAACCCAGGCCCAAACCGAAGATGCCCGCCACCAGGTGCGCGACAAATTCGAAACCCTGCGCAATTTTGCCCGCGAACGCGGCCTGGATGTGCAGGAAAACGAAAAAGGCGTGATGATTGTTGCCATCGATGACGAGGGCGAACCCGTCGCAATGGACAAACTGACCAAAGAACGCCGCGATAACGCCGATGCCGTGTTTGAGGAAGTTGCCGAGGAAGCCCGCAAAACCCTGATGGCAACCCGCGAACTTGAAGACCAGATTGGTGAAACCCTGGACAGTTTGCGCAAATCGGCTGCCAGTGTGGTGTTAAAACCCCGCATCGAAAAACTGCGCGAACAATTTACCGTACCGGGCCTCAATGCCTGGTTCGATGCACTGGAAGCCGATATTCTTGATAATATCGATGCCTTTGAAGAACCAGATGACCAGCCCGCGATTGACCCGGGCGATGGCAAAATGCCCGAAACGGTCGAGGACCGCTATGCCGTCAATCTGCTGATTGACCATTCGCGCGATGAACATCCCGATGTGGTGCTCGAACCCTCGCCCAGTTACGATAATCTGTTTGGGCAAATCCAGTATCGGCCAATGGCAGGCGGTATGCACCCGCATTTCTCGCTGATCACACCGGGGGCCTTGCACCGGGCCAATGGCGGGGTGCTGGTGCTACGTGCTGAATCACTTGTCGAACATGAAGAAAGCTGGAGCTACCTTAAGGCCGCGCTACGCGATGGCGAAATCCGCATCGAAGAACGCCAGAAAGCCGGGCCGCCCACCGCAGGGGCACCAGAACCGCGTGCCATTCCGCTGGATGTCAAAATTGTCATCGTGGGTGCGCCCAAATATTACTACACGTTCTTTTCGCTCGATGTGGATTTTCGCAACCATTTCCGTGTGAAGGCCGATATTGACCCGGATATGCCCGCCGTCGCTGCCAACATCAAAACCTATACCGGGCTTTTGACCCAATCGGTGCAGGATCGTGCCGGTATTTCCATTGATACCGGTGCCATTCGCCAGCTTTTGGGCCAGGCTTCGCGCTGGGCGGGTGAACGCGACAAACTTTCCGCCCAGATCGAACGGGTAGAAGATGTCGCCATTGAAGCAGGCGCACTGGCAAAAACGGCGGACCGCACCACCATTCGCGCTGCCGATGTCAAACGCGCGATCGAAGAACGCCGCCACCGCAACAGCCGCCTTGAGGACCGATCCCACGAACGTGTACAGCGCCGTGAAGTCCTGATTGACAGTTTTGGCAGCGTGATTGGTCAGGTCAATGCGCTGACCGTGCTGGATTATGGCGACCATGCCTTTGGCCTGCCCGCCCGTGTTACGGCCCGCAGCTATGTGGGCAATTTGGGGGTTCTCAATATCGAACGCATGGTCGATCTTTCCGGCCCGCTGCAGCAAAAATCGGTCATGACGATCGAAGGCTTCCTGAAATCGCGTTTTGCCCAGGAATTTCCGCTATCATTTGCCTGTTCTGTCACGTTCGAGCAAAACTATGGCGGTATCGAAGGCGATTCTGCCTCGCTGGCCGAATTATGCGCCATCATTTCCGCCATTTCCCATGTGCCAATCAAACAAAATATCGGCGTCACCGGGTCCATGAACCAGTTTGGCGAAGCCCAGGTCGTGGGCGGCATTTCCCATAAAATCGAGGGCTTTTATCGCATTTGCGCCGATCAGGGCTTTACCGGGGATCAGGGTGTGATCGTGCCTGCGGCCAATGCCGAAAACATCATTCTGCGTGACGAGGTCGTCCAGGCAATCCGCCAGGGTAAATTCAACATCTGGACCATCGACAGTATAAGTGATGCCATCGAAATCCTCACGGGCAAACCCTGTGGCGACCATGCCGATGGCAATTACCCCAAAGACAGTGTTTTTGGCCTGGCACTTGAACGCTTGCGCCGCAACGATGTGTTGTTGCGCGAACGCCATGCCTATCCCGGCTGGTCGGAATAA
- a CDS encoding DUF5818 domain-containing protein, with product MNFGFGGKYTRIVGASALVLLLGACSTFDRETITTSGEITDQGQECVTFRATDGTLYALANKATSFRPGDLVRVTGHSALMTTCREATTLIVDKITLLSPAKQTQTQ from the coding sequence ATGAATTTCGGGTTTGGCGGCAAATATACAAGAATTGTTGGTGCATCCGCATTGGTGTTGCTTTTGGGCGCGTGTTCGACTTTTGATCGTGAAACCATCACCACTTCTGGTGAAATCACCGATCAGGGCCAGGAATGCGTGACGTTCCGCGCCACTGACGGCACCCTTTATGCCCTTGCCAACAAGGCGACGTCCTTCCGCCCGGGCGACCTGGTGCGTGTTACCGGGCATAGTGCCCTGATGACGACGTGCCGCGAGGCAACAACCCTGATTGTTGATAAAATTACCCTGCTTTCCCCGGCAAAGCAGACGCAGACTCAATGA
- a CDS encoding DUF1127 domain-containing protein codes for MQHGQSAGDANATRQGFVRTAVIRLFSLLVSAQKKHRDRNSIRHLDDRLLRDIGLHRADVEHYVSVPVNTDKHPRGF; via the coding sequence ATGCAGCATGGCCAGAGCGCAGGGGATGCGAATGCAACCCGCCAGGGTTTTGTGCGTACAGCGGTTATCCGTCTGTTTTCACTCCTGGTCTCCGCGCAGAAAAAACATCGTGATCGTAATAGTATACGTCACCTTGATGACAGGTTGCTGCGGGATATTGGTTTGCACCGGGCTGATGTTGAGCATTACGTTTCAGTGCCGGTAAATACTGATAAACACCCGCGCGGTTTTTAA
- a CDS encoding PaaX family transcriptional regulator C-terminal domain-containing protein — protein MNRKSNPAFQQFEHIRSALDLSSRTVVITFLCDVLRPRGDSVLLADLIALLSPVGVSERVLRTAVFRMSRDGWLEPNRVGRQALYRVTDEGWRLIDPGCRQFYTAPIEKWDGQWTLIIFDNHATTAEQRRNVARLLAWRGFGAVSGNVFAHPGINIALTRQILTETGHAASAISLRAETQDIAESASLRDMVAATWDLAGLQQQYLQKLALFEPLLSLDLARLCSPELAFALRMVLMHGFKQVVLRDPGLPAELLPADWAGRHAKAVIRRLYWQLVPLSEPFVTGIFGQSVHSPHGYDEPSSWFFKRLGGPETGD, from the coding sequence ATGAACCGCAAGTCAAACCCGGCATTTCAACAGTTTGAACATATACGATCCGCGCTGGATTTAAGCAGTCGCACGGTTGTTATTACCTTTTTGTGTGATGTTTTGCGCCCACGGGGTGATTCTGTTTTGCTGGCCGATTTGATTGCGCTGTTATCACCCGTCGGCGTAAGCGAACGTGTGTTGCGCACTGCCGTTTTTCGCATGTCGCGCGATGGCTGGCTGGAACCCAACAGGGTGGGGCGCCAGGCGCTATATCGCGTAACAGACGAAGGCTGGCGACTGATCGACCCCGGATGCCGGCAGTTTTATACCGCGCCGATTGAGAAATGGGATGGTCAATGGACGTTGATCATATTTGATAATCACGCCACCACGGCAGAGCAACGACGGAATGTGGCCCGCCTCCTGGCGTGGCGGGGGTTTGGGGCGGTATCTGGCAATGTCTTTGCCCATCCGGGGATCAATATTGCCCTGACACGGCAAATTTTAACCGAAACCGGGCATGCGGCGTCGGCGATTTCGTTGCGGGCGGAAACCCAGGATATTGCAGAATCGGCATCCTTGCGCGATATGGTCGCCGCAACCTGGGATCTGGCGGGGTTGCAACAGCAATACCTGCAAAAACTGGCCTTGTTCGAGCCATTGTTGTCGCTGGATTTAGCCCGCCTGTGTTCGCCCGAACTTGCCTTTGCCTTGCGCATGGTGTTGATGCACGGGTTTAAACAGGTTGTGCTGCGCGACCCGGGCTTACCGGCCGAATTGCTGCCTGCGGACTGGGCCGGTCGCCATGCCAAGGCGGTTATAAGACGGCTTTACTGGCAATTGGTGCCCTTGTCCGAGCCGTTTGTTACCGGGATTTTTGGTCAAAGTGTTCATTCGCCACATGGATATGACGAACCGTCGTCGTGGTTTTTTAAACGGCTGGGTGGGCCTGAAACCGGCGACTAA
- a CDS encoding SDR family NAD(P)-dependent oxidoreductase, with protein MNKPLTGKIAIVTDGHYGMGALSAQTLADQGADVIISHPANAWNAAGIVTGLEARGVNARAYAINCDRISGIKALISRVIEDFGQVDILVINNVSFVLQDDERLYSKTAIEAISPVIRDGGRIITIGNSTAHPRTVKAYNNNTHSPLNDLITNSAKSLYSKHVTVNRLQSNFLDRSNLTASFGNASLVGDITSGLSFLAGPDADFITGTTFNFDHHVARHAA; from the coding sequence ATGAACAAACCACTGACGGGCAAAATTGCCATTGTCACCGACGGACATTATGGAATGGGCGCATTAAGTGCCCAAACCCTGGCCGATCAGGGTGCCGACGTGATTATCAGCCATCCGGCAAATGCCTGGAATGCCGCCGGTATCGTTACCGGGCTGGAAGCACGCGGAGTCAATGCCCGGGCCTATGCCATCAATTGCGACCGCATTTCAGGCATCAAGGCCCTTATATCGCGGGTCATCGAAGATTTTGGCCAGGTTGATATTCTTGTCATCAACAATGTTTCGTTTGTTTTGCAGGATGACGAACGCCTGTATAGCAAAACCGCAATTGAGGCGATTTCCCCGGTCATCCGTGATGGCGGACGCATCATCACCATTGGCAATTCTACCGCCCACCCGCGCACTGTTAAGGCTTACAACAACAATACGCACAGCCCCCTGAATGACCTGATCACCAACAGTGCAAAATCGCTTTATTCAAAGCATGTGACGGTCAACCGCCTGCAATCAAACTTTCTGGATCGCAGCAATTTGACGGCTTCGTTTGGCAATGCCTCGCTTGTTGGCGACATCACCAGCGGCCTTTCGTTTTTGGCCGGGCCGGATGCCGACTTTATCACCGGCACCACTTTTAACTTTGACCACCATGTTGCCCGCCATGCCGCATAA
- a CDS encoding threonine dehydratase, with translation MFTVRELTEAADFVHDYVPPTPTIRWSLIERATGLSIYVKHENHTRLGAFKVRGGLTFCRSLSRSMQVVNGIISATRGNHGQSLAFAASVFGLRATIIVPHGNSREKNAAMRALGADVIEHGDDFQDAADFARQKAAEDDLIMVPPFHPELVRGVASYAMELFGAVDNLDRVYVPIGMGSGICSLITARDALGLKTEIIGVVATGADAVRQSFLCGEICETATANTFADGVACRKPDPTSFEIIKKGAADIIAVSDEDIMQAMRLYFSATHNVAEGAGAAALAGLMADRARAIGKKNAVILSGANIDRDMYAEILQGSNRDEPEI, from the coding sequence ATGTTTACTGTACGCGAACTAACCGAAGCAGCCGATTTTGTGCATGATTATGTCCCGCCAACCCCAACCATCCGATGGTCATTGATTGAACGTGCGACCGGACTTTCGATTTATGTGAAGCACGAAAACCATACGCGGCTTGGCGCCTTCAAGGTGCGTGGCGGATTAACCTTTTGTCGTTCCCTATCCCGATCCATGCAGGTCGTTAACGGGATTATCAGTGCGACACGCGGTAATCACGGCCAAAGCCTTGCTTTTGCTGCCAGTGTTTTTGGTTTGCGTGCCACCATCATTGTCCCGCATGGCAATTCGCGCGAGAAAAACGCCGCGATGCGTGCCCTTGGGGCCGACGTTATTGAACATGGGGACGATTTCCAGGATGCCGCCGATTTTGCCCGCCAAAAGGCGGCTGAGGACGATCTGATCATGGTGCCGCCGTTTCACCCGGAGCTGGTGCGCGGTGTGGCGTCTTATGCGATGGAGCTGTTTGGCGCAGTTGATAATCTGGACCGTGTTTATGTGCCGATTGGCATGGGGTCGGGCATTTGCAGCCTGATTACCGCGCGGGATGCCCTGGGCCTTAAAACCGAGATTATCGGTGTGGTGGCAACAGGGGCAGATGCGGTGCGCCAGTCTTTTTTATGCGGTGAAATATGCGAAACCGCCACGGCCAATACCTTTGCCGATGGCGTTGCCTGCCGCAAACCGGACCCGACGTCCTTCGAGATTATTAAAAAAGGTGCTGCCGATATTATTGCCGTAAGTGATGAGGACATCATGCAGGCGATGCGGCTTTATTTCAGTGCCACCCATAACGTTGCCGAAGGGGCGGGGGCCGCCGCCCTGGCCGGTTTGATGGCCGACCGTGCGCGCGCCATTGGCAAGAAAAACGCCGTTATTTTGAGCGGTGCGAATATAGACCGCGATATGTATGCCGAAATCCTGCAGGGAAGTAACCGTGATGAACCGGAAATTTGA
- a CDS encoding pyridoxal-dependent decarboxylase — MNRKFDDLNEIGDIFALTGDIARDYLLAGEETSVVCADTSAFDPAAPLPARGDGAVAALDALKTEILPFVATSTGPRYLGFVTGGATPASIAGDWIASAIDQNATGPDGTVAAAVEQLVLNWICDMAGMPRGRFDGVLTTGATASNLLAVVAARQWCGEQIGVDVDADGAIALPSFEVFSATPHASMIKDLSVAGVGRNNVIRVATEPGTEAMHVGDLAAKLESSTSKAKMVIASAGTVNATDFDDLVAIADMCAAYGAWLHVDAAFGLFAALDERRAHLLAGIERADSITSDGHKWLNVPYDCGIFLTRQISVLEKCFRAFAPYLETKAEGNSYINRGVENSRRFRALPLWMAIKAYGRAGFADIIRRNCDQARDLAHWVADHSNLVLLRDPQLNVVMFCCRGNDDANRALLERINATGKVFLTPTIYNGRFGFRAAFSNWRTRDHDLEIIKAAIESVL, encoded by the coding sequence ATGAACCGGAAATTTGACGACCTTAATGAAATTGGCGACATCTTTGCCCTGACGGGTGATATCGCCCGCGACTATTTGTTGGCGGGCGAAGAAACATCTGTCGTTTGCGCTGATACCAGCGCCTTTGATCCGGCAGCCCCACTGCCGGCGCGCGGCGATGGCGCCGTTGCGGCCCTTGATGCCCTGAAAACCGAGATCCTCCCCTTCGTTGCCACCTCGACAGGGCCGCGTTATCTGGGATTTGTCACGGGCGGTGCAACACCTGCTTCCATCGCAGGTGACTGGATCGCCAGTGCCATTGACCAGAACGCTACCGGGCCGGACGGTACCGTCGCCGCCGCAGTTGAACAACTGGTCCTGAACTGGATTTGTGATATGGCAGGCATGCCGCGCGGTCGTTTTGATGGCGTGCTGACCACCGGTGCCACGGCATCGAACCTTTTGGCCGTGGTTGCGGCCCGACAATGGTGTGGTGAACAAATTGGCGTTGATGTTGACGCGGATGGGGCGATTGCCCTGCCGTCGTTTGAAGTCTTTTCCGCCACCCCGCATGCCAGCATGATCAAGGATTTGTCGGTGGCCGGGGTCGGGCGCAATAACGTCATTCGTGTTGCCACCGAACCGGGGACCGAGGCCATGCACGTTGGTGACCTCGCGGCAAAACTTGAAAGCAGCACCTCGAAGGCGAAAATGGTGATTGCCAGTGCCGGTACTGTCAATGCAACAGATTTTGATGACCTTGTCGCCATCGCCGATATGTGTGCCGCCTATGGGGCGTGGTTGCATGTCGATGCAGCCTTTGGGCTGTTTGCCGCCCTTGATGAAAGGCGGGCACATTTACTGGCCGGGATCGAACGGGCGGATTCCATTACGTCAGACGGGCATAAATGGCTGAACGTTCCGTATGACTGCGGCATTTTTCTGACCCGGCAGATTTCCGTTCTGGAAAAGTGTTTCCGTGCCTTTGCGCCCTATCTTGAAACCAAGGCCGAAGGGAACAGTTACATCAATCGTGGTGTTGAAAATTCCCGCAGGTTCCGCGCCCTGCCGTTATGGATGGCGATCAAGGCTTACGGCCGGGCAGGTTTTGCCGATATTATCCGTCGCAACTGTGACCAGGCGCGTGATCTGGCCCATTGGGTGGCGGACCATTCCAACCTGGTCTTGCTGCGTGATCCGCAACTGAATGTCGTGATGTTTTGCTGTCGTGGCAACGATGATGCCAATCGTGCGCTGCTTGAGCGCATCAACGCGACGGGCAAAGTGTTTTTAACGCCGACCATCTATAATGGCCGTTTTGGTTTTCGTGCGGCATTTAGCAATTGGCGCACCCGTGATCATGACCTTGAGATTATCAAGGCCGCGATTGAGAGTGTTCTGTAA
- a CDS encoding PhzF family phenazine biosynthesis protein: protein MTTLPIYQLDAFTSHLFAGNPAAVVPLEQWLPDETMQLIALENNLSETAFFVPVEGGDADFHIRWFTPTVEVPLCGHATLASAFTIFNQLGFNGDEIRLQSKSGILTARRDGEAIVLNFPVQPIVPGTVPDEFAAALSPEKPQEVFKVVSRDTDFVLVYGNGKTIRDMKPDMSVLGTLADRGVIVTAPSDSDDCDMVSRYFLPALGINEDPVTGYMHCVVAPYWAGKTGKTNLMGYQASARGGFIDCTVEGERVHLKGRAVLFMKGEIYLP from the coding sequence ATGACAACATTGCCAATTTATCAGCTTGATGCCTTTACCAGTCATTTGTTTGCCGGAAACCCGGCAGCTGTGGTGCCGTTGGAACAGTGGTTGCCAGATGAAACCATGCAATTGATCGCGCTGGAAAATAATTTGTCGGAAACGGCATTTTTTGTTCCGGTCGAAGGCGGGGATGCCGATTTTCATATTCGCTGGTTCACACCGACGGTCGAGGTGCCGCTATGTGGTCATGCGACCCTTGCCAGCGCCTTTACCATTTTTAACCAGCTTGGTTTTAACGGCGATGAAATTCGCCTGCAAAGCAAAAGTGGCATTTTAACCGCGCGGCGCGATGGCGAGGCAATTGTGCTGAATTTTCCGGTGCAGCCGATTGTGCCTGGCACCGTGCCAGACGAGTTTGCAGCTGCGCTGTCGCCGGAAAAACCGCAAGAGGTATTTAAGGTGGTCAGCCGCGATACCGATTTTGTTCTGGTTTATGGGAATGGTAAAACCATTCGCGATATGAAACCCGATATGTCGGTACTTGGCACATTGGCTGATCGCGGGGTAATTGTCACCGCACCTTCCGACAGTGATGATTGCGACATGGTATCGCGGTACTTTTTACCCGCCTTGGGCATTAATGAAGACCCGGTAACAGGTTATATGCACTGCGTTGTCGCACCTTATTGGGCCGGGAAAACCGGCAAGACCAACCTGATGGGCTATCAGGCATCGGCTCGGGGCGGCTTTATTGATTGCACGGTTGAAGGCGAGCGGGTGCACCTTAAGGGCCGGGCGGTCCTGTTTATGAAGGGCGAGATTTATCTGCCGTGA
- a CDS encoding PLP-dependent aminotransferase family protein has protein sequence MTIWIPDISSGSGPVYRRIAHAIGDAVEKGQLQAGDRLPTHRDLAYHLGVTVGTVTRAYREAERLGLAIGEVGRGTYVSVPMDINTPLLLPGHPVTFDADTKQPETNDIASTPRQEITNGYAASAGNTTPVNFGTADVSFTNQREPRHYYPEQIEDGPINFRMNCPLPPRESHINQVLIDIAQSGPIESLITYKTEYGMPHHRQALATMAGRFGLDDNPDRVLPTAGVQHAMTVALMTFIRPGDLVLCEELTYPNLRSLAAMMQFRLRGIAMDEEGILPDVLDNLCRTQSPRVIYLMPTLHNPLCSTMSHERRIAIAEILRKHNLILIEDGIYGFLDTAAPPPLSCFVPERAVYLNGISKSVGGGLRIGFIHAPIQYIAKLASGIRTTCMMTPGIGLELATRLINDGTVERYENWHREEASRRLGIILGSLKGYDVRFHPTNYHIWLALPDHIETSELVMNAANSGVMLTAAQQFAVGVPPRGLRLAFGAERSTERIHHGVNTILRLLQTSEFSDAHVM, from the coding sequence ATGACAATATGGATCCCCGACATCTCATCCGGAAGCGGCCCGGTTTACCGCCGTATCGCGCACGCCATTGGCGATGCCGTTGAAAAAGGGCAGTTACAGGCGGGGGACCGCCTGCCGACTCATCGAGACCTGGCCTATCATCTGGGTGTTACTGTGGGCACCGTTACGCGCGCCTATCGCGAGGCTGAACGCCTGGGCCTTGCCATTGGTGAAGTGGGACGGGGAACCTATGTCAGCGTACCGATGGATATTAATACGCCGCTTCTACTGCCCGGCCATCCCGTGACCTTTGATGCTGATACAAAACAGCCTGAAACAAACGACATCGCCAGCACCCCCAGGCAGGAAATAACAAATGGCTATGCCGCATCGGCGGGAAACACCACACCGGTCAATTTCGGCACAGCGGATGTTTCCTTTACCAACCAGCGTGAACCCCGCCATTATTATCCGGAACAGATCGAAGACGGGCCGATCAATTTTCGCATGAACTGCCCGCTTCCACCCCGGGAAAGCCATATCAACCAGGTCTTGATCGATATTGCCCAAAGCGGCCCGATTGAGAGCCTGATCACTTATAAAACCGAATATGGCATGCCCCATCATCGCCAGGCACTGGCGACAATGGCCGGGCGTTTTGGCCTGGATGACAACCCGGACCGTGTATTGCCCACCGCAGGCGTGCAACATGCCATGACCGTTGCCCTGATGACATTTATCCGTCCTGGCGACCTTGTTTTATGCGAGGAACTGACCTACCCCAACCTGCGCAGCCTGGCCGCCATGATGCAGTTTCGCCTGCGCGGCATTGCAATGGACGAAGAAGGCATTCTGCCCGACGTACTGGACAATCTCTGTCGGACACAGTCCCCCCGCGTGATTTACCTGATGCCAACTTTGCACAACCCGCTTTGCAGCACTATGAGCCACGAACGCCGCATCGCGATTGCCGAAATACTGCGCAAACATAACCTGATTTTGATCGAAGATGGCATTTATGGCTTCCTCGATACCGCTGCCCCACCGCCGCTTTCGTGTTTTGTGCCCGAACGGGCGGTATACCTGAACGGCATTTCAAAAAGTGTTGGTGGCGGCCTGCGCATCGGCTTCATTCACGCGCCGATCCAGTATATTGCCAAACTTGCCAGCGGCATTCGCACCACCTGCATGATGACGCCAGGCATTGGACTGGAACTGGCCACACGCCTTATCAATGATGGCACGGTCGAACGATATGAAAACTGGCACCGCGAAGAAGCGTCGCGCCGCCTGGGCATTATTCTTGGCAGCCTCAAAGGATATGACGTGCGGTTTCACCCCACCAACTATCACATCTGGCTTGCCCTGCCCGACCATATCGAAACCAGCGAACTGGTCATGAATGCCGCCAATTCCGGCGTTATGCTGACAGCGGCACAACAATTTGCCGTTGGCGTCCCGCCGCGCGGCCTGCGCCTGGCTTTTGGCGCCGAACGCTCGACCGAACGCATTCATCATGGTGTGAACACCATTCTGCGCCTGCTGCAAACCAGCGAATTTAGCGACGCCCATGTAATGTAA
- a CDS encoding SPOR domain-containing protein, which produces MSAVIKTATKPAPAPDPFCDQGWLRLRAASLASAAMTFGLVLLIATGTAQAQNADLNSNDDTVSGINAIPTNLPGSARTITGQPAPSSGPLDLLELAKQHRQAYQARTNTPDSQTADFRLSSQYRHSTGKAQKKAGTRHAAQNPDVIQASIMTSETGASKTALAWTKPQTAHNRAQTEPKGSVTAPVITKPTITPPTHPTVQRAQIVTPWSQSQTPQQAGEDNTPPNLNKVLSTPAAVSDSNPSSNDLFAIPSQPTPNATPATIPVTEPATQDASGRSQMQQPMPPRPTATATATAINAADMSGKTANGNYAVQLGAFRSAIGAETYWASFAVRYPQLAETYHHYLGTVDIAGKGQFHRLRMGGFASLDAAKEKCRQLQADGIECIGLAK; this is translated from the coding sequence ATGTCAGCTGTGATCAAAACCGCCACCAAACCAGCCCCTGCCCCTGATCCATTCTGTGATCAGGGGTGGCTCCGGCTGCGCGCGGCATCCTTGGCCTCTGCGGCAATGACATTTGGATTGGTTCTGCTGATCGCCACAGGCACAGCACAGGCGCAAAATGCCGATCTGAACAGCAATGACGATACGGTTAGTGGCATTAATGCCATTCCGACCAACCTGCCCGGCAGTGCCCGCACAATCACGGGGCAGCCTGCCCCGTCTTCCGGGCCGCTGGATTTGCTGGAACTGGCAAAACAGCATCGACAGGCCTATCAGGCCCGCACGAATACACCGGATTCTCAAACTGCGGATTTTCGGCTTTCCAGCCAGTATCGGCACAGCACAGGCAAGGCGCAAAAAAAGGCAGGTACAAGACACGCCGCGCAAAACCCTGATGTTATTCAGGCCTCTATCATGACATCCGAAACCGGCGCGTCAAAAACGGCATTGGCCTGGACAAAACCGCAAACGGCACATAACAGGGCGCAAACCGAACCAAAGGGCAGCGTAACCGCACCTGTTATCACCAAACCAACGATAACACCGCCAACGCACCCCACTGTACAAAGGGCACAAATCGTCACCCCCTGGAGCCAAAGCCAAACACCGCAACAGGCAGGTGAAGACAATACTCCGCCCAATTTAAACAAGGTATTGTCCACCCCCGCTGCGGTATCTGACAGCAACCCCAGCAGCAATGACCTTTTTGCAATACCATCACAACCTACTCCCAATGCCACACCGGCAACCATCCCCGTTACAGAACCTGCGACGCAGGACGCCTCCGGTCGTTCCCAGATGCAACAACCAATGCCCCCGCGCCCAACGGCAACGGCAACGGCAACGGCAATCAATGCCGCCGATATGTCGGGCAAAACAGCCAATGGGAATTATGCGGTGCAGCTAGGTGCCTTCAGGTCCGCCATTGGGGCTGAAACCTATTGGGCGAGCTTTGCCGTGCGCTATCCGCAACTGGCAGAAACCTATCATCATTACCTGGGCACAGTGGATATTGCCGGCAAAGGACAGTTTCACCGCCTGCGTATGGGCGGCTTTGCCAGTCTGGACGCCGCCAAGGAAAAATGCCGCCAGCTGCAGGCTGACGGCATTGAATGTATCGGTTTAGCCAAATAA